In one window of Mercurialis annua linkage group LG4, ddMerAnnu1.2, whole genome shotgun sequence DNA:
- the LOC126677260 gene encoding subtilisin-like protease SBT3.9 isoform X1 — translation MKLFINTTKLNLIVILALFLLPHYLQISEICVEASKKVHIVYMGDNKYEDPVTTKKFHHQMLSTILGSKEAAKSSILYSYRHGFSGFAARLTKPQAVKIAEFPGVIQVIPNSIHKLHTTRSWEFVGLNHYSSKNLLSQSNMGEGTIIGVIDSGIWPESESFNDRGMGPIPSHWKGICQKGEYFNTSNCNRKVIGARWFIKGFRDEIRKAVNTSNTEFLSPRDGGGHGTHTASTAAGNFVEEASYHGLASGLARGGAPRAHLAVYKVCWSIDVGGCTDADLLKAFDKAVADGVDILSVSIGNDIPLFSYVDKRDSIAIGSFHATARGIPVICSAGNDGPASQTIVNTAPWLITVAASTIDRDFPTAITLGNNSTLWGKSIDMGKHYHDFLGLTYSERIAIDPRDDSAKDCQPGSLNTTLAAGKIILCFSKSDRQDIVSASNSVFQAGGVAVIFAQFHNDGLDNCKLIPCVKVDYEIGTLILSYIRKARYPIAKLSFPKTVIGEQASPQVASFSSRGPSSISPSVLKPDIAAPGVDILAAYRPAAKNEHSKTYSLLSGTSMACPHVAGIAALIKSVHPNWSPAVIRSALVTTASQIGTDGRKIYSEGPSGKPADAFDIGGGHVDPEKAANPGLVYEISKEEYIQFLCSMGYSKSSIGSITKGTISCIKNSNSKLNLNLPSIIIPNMKRQITVTRRVTNVGGVNSVYKAKMQAPFGIRTIIEPNVLNFNSTSTTLSFKVKFVSGEKMGGRYNFGSLTWTDGHHFVRIPIAISLITVQSELEKRKREEAMSGRGKGGKGLGKGGAKRHRKVLRDNIQGITKPAIRRLARRGGVKRISGLIYEETRGVLKIFLENVIRDAVTYTEHARRKTVTAMDVVYALKRQGRTLYGFGG, via the exons ATGaaactttttataaataccaccaaattaaatttgattgtgATTTTAGCTCTCTTTTTACTTCCACATTATCTTCAAATTTCTGAAATTTGTGTTGAAGCATCAAAGAAA GTGCATATTGTGTACATGGGAGATAACAAGTATGAAGATCCAGTAACTACTAAAAAGTTTCACCATCAAATGTTGTCAACCATCTTAGGAAG CAAAGAAGCAGCAAAGAGTTCAATTCTGTACAGCTATAGGCATGGCTTTTCTGGATTTGCGGCAAGGCTGACCAAGCCTCAGGCAGTAAAAATTGCAG AGTTTCCTGGTGTAATCCAAGTAATTCCAAATAGCATCCACAAGCTCCACACTACAAGAAGCTGGGAATTTGTTGGGCTAAATCACTATTCCTCGAAGAATTTGTTATCACAAAGCAACATGGGTGAAGGAACCATCATTGGTGTGATAGATTCAG GAATTTGGCCGGAGTCTGAAAGCTTTAACGACAGAGGAATGGGTCCTATCCCGTCTCATTGGAAAGGAATATGCCAGAAGGGAGAATACTTTAATACATCCAACTGCAATAGAAAAGTCATCGGGGCTCGTTGGTTCATAAAAGGATTCAGAGATGAGATAAGAAAAGCTGTTAACACAAGTAATACAGAGTTTTTATCACCAAGGGATGGAGGGGGACATGGCACTCATACAGCTTCAACAGCAGCAGGCAACTTTGTGGAAGAGGCGAGCTATCACGGACTAGCTTCAGGTTTGGCCAGAGGAGGAGCACCTCGTGCTCACTTAGCAGTCTATAAAGTTTGTTGGAGCATTGATGTTGGAGGATGCACGGATGCTGATCTGCTAAAAGCATTTGACAAAGCTGTAGCAGATGGAGTCGATATACTATCAGTCTCAATTGGCAATGACATTCCACTGTTTTCTTATGTTGATAAGCGTGATTCAATAGCAATCGGCTCCTTCCATGCAACTGCAAGGGGGATCCCTGTGATCTGTTCGGCAGGAAATGATGGCCCAGCCTCGCAAACAATTGTCAACACTGCACCCTGGCTCATCACTGTTGCCGCCAGTACCATCGACAGGGACTTTCCAACAGCTATCACCCTTGGAAATAACAGCACATTATGG GGAAAATCTATAGATATGGGTAAACATTATCATGATTTTCTTGGCCTTACATACTCTGAACGCATAGCTATTGACCCTCGAGATGATTCAGC TAAGGACTGTCAACCTGGAAGTCTAAACACAACATTAGCAGCAGGGAAAATAATCCTTTGTTTTTCAAAATCAGATAGACAGGATATAGTATCTGCATCGAACTCAGTGTTCCAAGCAGGAGGGGTTGCAGTCATATTTGCACAGTTTCACAATGATGGGCTTGACAACTGCAAATTGATTCCATGTGTCAAAGTAGATTATGAAATAGGGACACTGATACTTTCTTACATCAGAAAAGCAAG GTATCCTATTGCAAAGCTAAGTTTTCCCAAGACTGTTATTGGTGAACAGGCATCTCCACAAGTAGCATCATTCTCATCCAGAGGACCAAGTTCAATATCCCCATCAGTGCTAAAG CCTGACATAGCTGCACCAGGAGTTGACATCTTAGCAGCATATAGACCAGCTGCCAAGAATGAACATAGCAAGACATATTCATTGTTATCAGGAACATCAATGGCTTGTCCACATGTAGCAGGAATAGCGGCTCTCATAAAGTCGGTGCATCCAAATTGGTCTCCTGCAGTCATAAGATCAGCACTTGTTACTACAG CTTCCCAAATTGGAACAGATGGAAGGAAGATATATTCGGAAGGTCCCTCAGGGAAGCCAGCAGACGCATTTGATATAGGTGGAGGACATGTAGATCCTGAGAAAGCAGCGAACCCAGGGCTTGTGTATGAGATTAGCAAAGAAGAGTACATCCAATTCCTGTGTTCCATGGGATACAGCAAATCATCAATTGGAAGCATAACCAAGGGCACCATAAGCTGCATCAAAAACAGCAACTCGAAACTGAACCTAAACCTCCCTTCTATCATAATTCCGaacatgaaaagacaaataACAGTGACACGAAGAGTGACAAACGTTGGGGGTGTAAATTCAGTGTATAAAGCAAAAATGCAGGCTCCCTTCGGAATAAGAACGATAATagagccaaatgttttaaattttaactcaACAAGCACAACTCTCTCCTTCAAAGTTAAATTCGTTTCAGGGGAGAAAATGGGGGGTCGTTACAACTTTGGGAGCTTGACATGGACTGACGGTCATCATTTCGTTCGGATTCCAATTGCA ATCTCACTAATCACAGTTCAGTCGGAGttggaaaaaagaaaaagagaagaagCAATGTCAGGGAGAGGAAAGGGAGGGAAGGGACTGGGAAAGGGAGGAGCAAAGAGGCACAGGAAGGTGCTGAGAGATAACATTCAAGGCATCACTAAACCTGCCATACGCAGGCTGGCTCGTAGAGGAGGGGTCAAGCGTATCAGCGGCCTCATTTATGAAGAGACCAGAGGCGTCCTCAAGATCTTCCTAGAGAATGTCATTAGGGATGCCGTTACTTACACGGAGCACGCTCGTAGGAAGACTGTTACTGCTATGGATGTTGTTTATGCTCTCAAAAGACAGGGCCGCACTCTCTATGGCTTCGGTGGTTGA
- the LOC126677260 gene encoding subtilisin-like protease SBT3.2 isoform X2, with amino-acid sequence MIQHRQDIVSASNSVFQAGGVAVIFAQFHNDGLDNCKLIPCVKVDYEIGTLILSYIRKARYPIAKLSFPKTVIGEQASPQVASFSSRGPSSISPSVLKPDIAAPGVDILAAYRPAAKNEHSKTYSLLSGTSMACPHVAGIAALIKSVHPNWSPAVIRSALVTTASQIGTDGRKIYSEGPSGKPADAFDIGGGHVDPEKAANPGLVYEISKEEYIQFLCSMGYSKSSIGSITKGTISCIKNSNSKLNLNLPSIIIPNMKRQITVTRRVTNVGGVNSVYKAKMQAPFGIRTIIEPNVLNFNSTSTTLSFKVKFVSGEKMGGRYNFGSLTWTDGHHFVRIPIAISLITVQSELEKRKREEAMSGRGKGGKGLGKGGAKRHRKVLRDNIQGITKPAIRRLARRGGVKRISGLIYEETRGVLKIFLENVIRDAVTYTEHARRKTVTAMDVVYALKRQGRTLYGFGG; translated from the exons ATGATTCAGC ATAGACAGGATATAGTATCTGCATCGAACTCAGTGTTCCAAGCAGGAGGGGTTGCAGTCATATTTGCACAGTTTCACAATGATGGGCTTGACAACTGCAAATTGATTCCATGTGTCAAAGTAGATTATGAAATAGGGACACTGATACTTTCTTACATCAGAAAAGCAAG GTATCCTATTGCAAAGCTAAGTTTTCCCAAGACTGTTATTGGTGAACAGGCATCTCCACAAGTAGCATCATTCTCATCCAGAGGACCAAGTTCAATATCCCCATCAGTGCTAAAG CCTGACATAGCTGCACCAGGAGTTGACATCTTAGCAGCATATAGACCAGCTGCCAAGAATGAACATAGCAAGACATATTCATTGTTATCAGGAACATCAATGGCTTGTCCACATGTAGCAGGAATAGCGGCTCTCATAAAGTCGGTGCATCCAAATTGGTCTCCTGCAGTCATAAGATCAGCACTTGTTACTACAG CTTCCCAAATTGGAACAGATGGAAGGAAGATATATTCGGAAGGTCCCTCAGGGAAGCCAGCAGACGCATTTGATATAGGTGGAGGACATGTAGATCCTGAGAAAGCAGCGAACCCAGGGCTTGTGTATGAGATTAGCAAAGAAGAGTACATCCAATTCCTGTGTTCCATGGGATACAGCAAATCATCAATTGGAAGCATAACCAAGGGCACCATAAGCTGCATCAAAAACAGCAACTCGAAACTGAACCTAAACCTCCCTTCTATCATAATTCCGaacatgaaaagacaaataACAGTGACACGAAGAGTGACAAACGTTGGGGGTGTAAATTCAGTGTATAAAGCAAAAATGCAGGCTCCCTTCGGAATAAGAACGATAATagagccaaatgttttaaattttaactcaACAAGCACAACTCTCTCCTTCAAAGTTAAATTCGTTTCAGGGGAGAAAATGGGGGGTCGTTACAACTTTGGGAGCTTGACATGGACTGACGGTCATCATTTCGTTCGGATTCCAATTGCA ATCTCACTAATCACAGTTCAGTCGGAGttggaaaaaagaaaaagagaagaagCAATGTCAGGGAGAGGAAAGGGAGGGAAGGGACTGGGAAAGGGAGGAGCAAAGAGGCACAGGAAGGTGCTGAGAGATAACATTCAAGGCATCACTAAACCTGCCATACGCAGGCTGGCTCGTAGAGGAGGGGTCAAGCGTATCAGCGGCCTCATTTATGAAGAGACCAGAGGCGTCCTCAAGATCTTCCTAGAGAATGTCATTAGGGATGCCGTTACTTACACGGAGCACGCTCGTAGGAAGACTGTTACTGCTATGGATGTTGTTTATGCTCTCAAAAGACAGGGCCGCACTCTCTATGGCTTCGGTGGTTGA
- the LOC126677263 gene encoding brassinosteroid-responsive RING protein 1-like produces the protein MMKMPSSFGNQFLEASVSYLKIVFSIVLTGVRLLKPPRQTYAAEEETASYILVMNRLCPTPVPVPIETITALIKKRLKVTKRSSEDEECVCLVCLDCINTAHEIRELCNCRHMFHRECLEKWIDEGRVTCPLCRSMLFPDNILSAAAAAAN, from the coding sequence ATGATGAAGATGCCATCAAGCTTTGGGAATCAATTCCTGGAAGCTTCAGTGAGCTACTTGAAGATTGTGTTTAGCATAGTCCTCACTGGTGTCCGCCTGCTAAAGCCTCCGCGTCAAACTTATGCTGCGGAGGAGGAGACAGCCAGTTATATTCTGGTGATGAATAGACTCTGCCCAACCCCAGTTCCGGTCCCTATAGAGACTATAACAGCCCTCATCAAGAAGAGACTTAAGGTGACAAAGCGGAGCAGTGAAGATGAAGAATGCGTGTGCCTTGTCTGCTTAGATTGTATTAACACAGCACATGAAATCAGAGAGCTTTGCAACTGTAGGCATATGTTTCACAGAGAGTGTCTTGAAAAATGGATAGATGAAGGAAGGGTTACCTGCCCATTATGCAGATCCATGCTCTTTCCTGACAACATATtgtctgctgctgctgctgctgccaATTGA